Part of the Denticeps clupeoides chromosome 3, fDenClu1.1, whole genome shotgun sequence genome, TAACATCTTTACAACTTTATTCCTCTTAATATACTCGGATAAAGACAAGAATCACCCAGCCCCATGTTTGACTCAGATTTCATCTTCCGGGTTCATTACAAATGATGAAAAACCAAGGAAGGATCATTTACACCAGAACACTGGTAGCCTGTACATACAACACGGAATAGTAGGAATAGTGCCACGCATCATGAGGCATCCATCTGTGTGATGAAAATATGGCATCAAAGGATCAAGCTTTTCTCGTTgccttttaaataaacaagttCCAGAAGATAAGTTATCAGTTCGGCCGAAGCTTAAAACCAGTTTTCAATCACAGCAGCAACTGGACTGAAGTGCGCAGATGGACTGGGCTGTATGGGCCAAGTCGGGCCTGACTAACCTCCTGTCTTGGTAATTATCCttaattaacacattaaataGCTCaagatacacagtgaaatgcaaatacaaacaaaacCGATCTTCAGCGAAGTATCATGTCCCCAATTCCAGCGCGGGATCCATTTATTAAGCaaattagaaaaatattttccagaatTTAACTGAATGAATTAATTTTCACATCCAGATAAAaattacagacacaaaaagcCCAAATGCTCTATTAAAATCATCGTTTTTTATACATAATGCTAACTTTATTTTACTTAGAAGATTTTTAATGTACAGCGATTAAGAAAGAACAGGGAAGTGTCCGGATACGGAGGGGGTTTCAAAAGTAACACAATCCTGGTGCAGTTACTTCAACGTCTTATCTTCCGCATTCAGGGAAATGGTTTCATTCGATTTATTTTGGAAGTAATGCGtttaagtattatttttttatcttgatcATCTCGGCCCTGTCTCTCTATTAGAATGACCTCAGCTGGCGCCGCGAGGAGCAGCATGGTGACTTATGCCACCATCAATCTTCTCATGATTCAAGGTTGGTCATCCCTCTTCTATCACCTGATTTCAGATGGTTTTCCATAATTATGTAAAGTCAGCTTGAACAGTAGATGCTTCGGTAGTAAAACAGGGACCACATGCCTTagttatttcttttaaaaacttttatatCGCATGATATGAAATGTtcaaggtcccctgacatgaaacaTTTCTTGCTCTTAtgttggtcttgttggtcccctaattctgtatctgaagtctcgtggtgcagaattacagccactttgatccagtcccacaatgaggtctcccaggatgcgccgtttcaccgtctgtagctttaaatgctaatgaagaggagagaggcgggaccaggagTAAAgcagccaatagaagttgaggggacatcaacaccattcaccaaccacaatgtttggtgcagacaggaagtcgtgtcaacgtttttccagaaaaaatttaactgaacccgctggttcttcagagtcttgcatgacgaaactaaaatatacatttgtgctcattttcacctCCGaacaccgagcaactgcaacgcaTGACgatcggtggagatcatgttttaggggaggggcgggaaattctctgggcggaaaaagcatgagaaacgggaggtaacctttcccccttatgacgtcGTAAAGGggtcaaattccagatccgaccgtcgctcccactctctgaatggcgaagcagaatgaacaaacactctttacacccaccGCCATCTCTTGCCACTGCAGCACCGTAGAGTGGCtataagtaaagtgaaagtgaagtgattgtcacttgtgatacacagcagcacagcacacggtgcacacagtgaaatgtgtcctctgtatttaacccaccacccttggtgagcagtgggcagccatgacagctgcccggagagcagcgtgtggggacggtgatttgctcagtggcccctattcgaaccgccaaccttctgattacgctgcGCCTCAAAAACTCGTATTAGTGTTTAATTATATTACAAAGTGACATAGGGGACCTTTCAAGCAGGAAACATATGTTTACAGAATCCCACCATCTTGTATCCCAGGTCTTTTGGGCGAGAGGTGGGACGTGAAGTACAGCACCAGGAGCATCTGTGCCCTGCGGGGCGCGCCGGTGTGGATGTCCTGCCACTACACCCTCCCCAGCGGATTCGCCGTGAGAGACGCGTTCTGGTGTGAATGCGAGGACGGCAAGACGCGTCTTCTTCCTCAAGACGCCGATTACCAGAGCAGAGTGCACGCGGCCTGCACGCTTCGGACGAACCGATGTACTCTGAACATAACCCGCCTGAGTCAAAGTGACGCACACGAGTACAACTGCAGAATCACCACATCACACGTGTTCTTTCAGAGCTGGACGGGTAACGAAGGAATTGTCCTGTCAGTAACAGGTAAAGATAAACAGATCTCTGAAGCTGTCGAGTTTTATCAAGCGTCTTTCACCACATTCTTAAAATGAACGAGATCTTCATCGTTCTCATGTACAGCCAGAGCAGCCAAACTGCATATTTCTCTTCAATTCTCAGACCTGTCGGTGGAACTTGTTGGTGCagcaacagaaggaaatgatgtAAGACTTGTGTGTAAAACCTCCTGCAATCTGAGTAGCAGCCCTACATACTCATGGAAGAAGAATGGAGAACCTTTAGAGAAGGAACCCACCAAGAACAATGAACTGCTGCTCCACCCAGTCAGCAGGGAGGATGGGGGCAGATACTCCTGTGCAGTTAAAGGCCATGAGGACCTGTCTTCTGCTGAAGTGGAGCTCAGTGTCAGATGTAAGAATAACACCAGTAGTTTAGCTCATTATatgaaccatttttatttcctgAAGAACcagtatttataatatattacatatgttaatatatgttaatatatgaaCAGTCTGTAGATATACGTCCTGTACTATGAAACTGGGTTTAAAGGGAAATGTCAGTAATGATTAAATATTAGATCCTCAAACATCTTGAAGGTCTTCTGAAGGTGTCATGTAGCAATACAGCATTAATTTAACACTAACAAACCTATTTTAAGCATATTTTACTCTACAGACTCTCCAAAGGACACCGTGGTATTTATTAGGCATCATGGCGAAGTGGATGAAGGAGGTTCAgtgactctgagctgcagcagtgaTGCCAACCCTCCAGTGCAGAACTACGCCTGGTTTAAGGAGAACGTAACATCTCCAGTAGCAGCAGGACAGAACTACACCATCACTAACTTCACCTCTGCTCAGGTTGGACTGTATTCCTGCCAGGCGAGGAATGAAGTCGGAGTCCAGAACTCCGCTGCCGTGTCCCTCCTACCCAGCGGCCGAGGTGACGGGTCCTCCGTATGACGGCAGCCGGGCCTCGGTGGTGAACGTTCTGCCCAAGCTTCAGAGTTGGTGTCTTCTGCTCCGTCAGGTACCCGGAGGATCGTCACCGTGACTCTGGCTGTGACCGCGGTGCTGGTTGTTCTGTGTGGAATCACGTTTTTCGTACTCAGACGCAGAAAAGACACCGAACCTTCTGGTGAGGATCCACACCTCTTTTTCATAGCTCTTCAAGTTCATATCTGATCAGATGCTCTGATAAAAAAGGCATCTTCTGCTCCGCAGGATATTTTTCTTCGAATAATCCAACAGGCACTTCTGATGTGGTGAGTGAGAGATGTCTGAGGAGAATTTTTAACGTGAAATGATCACATTTTTCACCCCTGATTTTAGGCTTCTGGAGGAAACAAAACTGGCCAGAAGAATCAGATCTACCAGAGTCTCGACCTCAGCACTGCTGTCCACCATGATAACATTTACGAAACCTTGTACTCTACAAACATCTGAAGACAAACCAGACCACTCTATGGAGAACCTTACTGATCAAAACCAACAATAGGCCCTTTGGCAGCCAATGTTCAATTTATGTCTGTTTATGACGGTTATCATACGTGGGATATAAAACCATGTGTTTCAGTGGACAAAGACATGGCTTGGaacacttttcattttttaaatattctgtgTGAATAACgacatatattaatatttttcatattttagggACTCTTCTGCCAAGGCACAGATTGTTCAGATATTGGATATGAAGCATATTGCCACATTCTCGCATGTGATTCCATTTAAACTCCTTTATTAAACTCGTTGATTTTGTCTGTTGTTAtagttaatgtaaatgtagcctcCGTCATTCCCAGTCGGATTCACGTGTGCCTGTATTTTCCTGTCTCGTCTTGTGAGAAGAGGAAACGCTTCCTTCCAAGTTCATGACACATTCATATAGGAATCATGCAATGTTAATAATGCAAATGTTCAAAGAAAGTGGAGTTTTCCTGGACGCTACATCTCTCTTATGCAATCGTGTACTTCCCAAACTTCACAAAACTTCACAAAATTACACCAAACACAGGGTTTCAAGGTGGAATGGAGTGTATTACCAAGGTCATAAGCAGCGGGCTGTGGGCGCGGCCCCCGTCTGTGTTCATTCCACACAAGACGTCCTGTCTGTTTTGCATTGTAgataaaatatcatatataGAAGTAATTTAGTCTGAAATCCTCACTCAgggcgcttaaggaagcggccccataatcagaatgcagtgtttcacaatgacaatcacttcactttttataacTTTTTCATGAACCTGCACCATACATAGTCATCTTGTGCATCAGAAAGAAGGCGTCTTTCACATCAGCAAGAGGGGAACTGAGAGTCATTACTGTTCTGTGGTGACTATTATGTAATATTGAATATAATCtttaatatttagattttttttactgtagatATAAGataagtgggaaatttacagcagaaagtggacagtacaagataagagcaggaaaaaaacaatagtacAGACAATAtatcgactgtataatataaaaagttcaacgtacaaacaagcaaataaatagtcctagagaaagagaaaaactgCTAAAAAATTTTATATGGATACATATCATTATACACATAAGAAAAGTTTCACGAAACAGAAACGAACTTTCACAAGATCTGTAATGAAACGTCAAAGTGTCGTTTTCTAATGTTAGAGACTGGACTCAACAGCCTCTATCTCCATTTTATACGTGTAATCTGGCTGTGGCTGGAGTGTATGgactttcccagcatgctctccTCCACCTGCCTGGTCCTGACAGGGTCTCCAGAGTAGACCGGACCTCCATTGTCACTGTTTCATGGTTCATATAATTTGATGTTTGAACAGATGTGAATAATCTGCTGCGGATGAGTAACATTtggagacaaaaaaacaaatacacacacacacacacacacacatctcaaagGTCACTGAGGTAGAGTGTCAGCGCAGGACATAATGGGGGGAAATAAGCAGGAGGGAACCGATTCAAATAAGCCGGTGACAGAATTCAACGGCTGAATAGAAATATGGagaagtgaacaaaaaaaaaatttaattcccTCTCGGCAGAGCAGGTGAGCGCGCGACCTTCTGAAAACAAGCGTACGGAGCTGCTGCAGTCAATAGTCCAAAACCATGGTCCAGCCAGGAGGCACCTTCTACTCCGCGTTGTTCCTGCTCACCCTCAAAGGTCTCCTTTCTTCACTTTGAAAAAAGTGACGGCAGGTACGAAACACCTTGAAGGTTCTCAGGTCCGAGCGTATCTCTCGGTTTCAGGTGCCGTCGGAGATACCTGGGGCGTGGCGTACAGCCTTCCGTCCCTCTGCGTGCTACGGGGCTCGTCGGCCGCGATGTCCTGCAACTACACGTACCCCAGCCAGCACGTGGTGACCCGGGCGTTCTGGTGCAACTACCCCATGGACACCGACCTCACCCAGCAGCCCAGATACGCGGGCCGCGCCCGGGCGGCCTGCAACACGACCGAGCAGCGCTGTTCTCTGATCATAGACGGGCCGAACGCCGGCGACGACGATCAGTACAACTGCAGAATCCTGGCGGACCAAACGCTGAACAAATGGACCGGAAGACCTGGAATCATGCTGTCCACGACAGGTGAGGCTCGGATTCCCGTTCACTGGGCGCCATTTATCGTACGACCTCCTGAAGGTAAAAgaaagacgctcatctagactcttctccgccttggcacctcggtggtggaatgaacttccagctcagtcactgagcaccttcacacggcagctcaagaccttcctctttagagaagatttagatgaacttgtaaccttcttctcatctgacttctgtatagaaactagaacagagggaataaaaagattgtattcctAGTTtggggttctagtgaaccagaactgatcacttcatccatggtgacatggaagcacgttgtaagtcgctctggatcagggcgtctggtaaataccgtaaatgtaaatgaataagatGTCGGTTTTTGCTCCAGTTGCTCTTTGCCACCGTCCGTTTCTTCATGCCGTAAAGTATTTGCGGGGGCAGATTCAGGGATCGGTACAGGTACCCCTGTAAAACCTGCTGGACGGTGCTGTTATAGACACGCTCGTATTGATGAATGAGGCCCACTGGGTGAACGTCCAGAAGAAGacagtattattaatattacagaagaccattttattttctttcttagATCTGCAGGTGGAAATTGTTGGTGCAGCAACAGAAGGAAACAACGTAACACTCGCGTGTAAAACCTCCTGCTATCTGAGTAGCAGCCCTACATACTCATGGAAGAAGAACGGAGAACCTTTAGAGATGGAACCCACCAAGAACAATGAACTGCTGCTCCACCCAGTCAGCAGGGAGGATGGGGGCAGATACTCCTGTGCTGTTAAAGGCCATGAGGACCTGTCTTCTGCTGAAGTGGACCTCAATGTTACATGTAAGTACCAGGATGTCCTTTTGCGTGTCTTGCATTTTAAATACTGAATTCAGGTTGTGTTCAGGAAAGACAGATTAACTGGTTCACCAGTCATAATAACTAGTTCATCATGTATGGatcatattttttctttactttacttgacagacgcttttgtccaaagcaacttacaagaggacgacaccagcaattctcgatttctgtagattttgagttacaaaactaagagtcctgataaggccgaacttgtcaggaatagaacatacCAGGGAACTGTTAGGTGCTGGACGTATCATCTGTCTGTATGTTTGGTCTGGAGTGGACGTGGTCCTGAGATGATTTTAACAGTTGGCACCATTAAAGACTTTTATTATGAAAGGTTTTTATTGGCGGGGAATTGTCGAGCTCGGCATTACGCTAGTTTCAGATGCACATTATAACCCAGTAATATTCCTTTTAAAAGGGTGTTTCATGTGTATATTTCACGAGATCCAAGTTACACGTTCATAGAAACGTgtctttgttctttattttacattctggTTTCAGATTCGCCAAAGAACACCACGGCATTGGTCAGCATGCCTGCTGAGATACCTGAAGGAGGTTCGgtgactctgagctgcagcagtgaTGCCAACCCTCCAGTGCAGAACTACACCTGGTTTAAGGAGAACGTAACATCTCCAGTAGCAGCAGGACAGAACTACACCATCACTAACTTCACCTCCGCCGAGAACGGGCTGTATTACTGCCAGGCAGCGAACCCCCTCGGGTCCCAGAACTCCTCCGCCGTCCCGCTCAGAGTCTCCAGCCCAGGTCTCTTCACCCCAGAAGCTTTTGCTGTCGTGGGTTCGGATCTTGTGATCAAACTGTTGTTGTATCTCCACAGCGGCCGTGACCCTCATCTCCATGTACGTTGGGGTCGCAGCGGCAGCGTTGGTGACCTTATCTGCTCTCTCGTGGTTCTTCGTATGGTGAGTAAGGATGGAACGGAATTCGAGCACGATGGTGGAGCTCCTCAGCCACGTCTGgccttttttaaatataggTTCTGTAGGAGGAACCGGGAGATGAAGAAAGATGGTTCCAAggtgacgttttttttcttttgttttaaacagCAGTTGAGTTTTTGCCGCGTAATTATCGTCTGCTCTCGACAGGACGTTCTGCCGAACTTCGCCGAAAAGGACGCTTCTGTAGATAACGTCCCTCAGGACGACGTCCAGTACAGCACCATCAGCGTCCAGCAGCCGAACGGGCGCCTGGACGCCGGGCCGAGCACCGTGGACGCCGTGCATTACTCCACCCTCAAGTTCGGCAGGGCCGCGCCGGGGGACGCCGCTCAGTACGCCAGCGTACACTTCCCGCAGACGGGGTGCGTGTGGGCGCCTTGAGGACGTAAGACGCGGCCGGACGCGCCCGGTAACGGTGTCTCCTCTCCGCTGCAGGCCGGGGGACGGGTGCGGCGTGGTCTACAGCAACGTGGCGCACCGGAAATGAGCACCGGAAACGATCCTGTACGTATGAGGGCCGACCGGATCCCGGCTCAGAGGACCATTTGGACCGTCATCCGACGACTGGGCTGTCCGGGACCAGTTTGCCGGGTCGTATTAGGCCCGAATTTTATATCTCCGGTGTTGGTTTTGTTGGTTTCGGGCGCTCAGTACTTCGTTGTACTTTCATGTGTCAGtcagacttttccagaactttatttCGTGTTCCAGGGCCTGGAagattctcttttcaaattccatgacttttccaggtttttcatGACTGTAGGAACCCTGTATAGATGCtcttcaggggcagtggtgacctggcGGGTAAgcaagtggactcgtaatcggaaggatttcaggttcaaatcccgttgatgaaggtcccgtccccacacgctggtccccgggcgcttgtcttggtgcccaccgctcaccgagggtgatggttacatgcagaggacacgtttcgccgtgtcaccgtgtgatatgtttcacaatgacaatcactttttttcccagcatttTTAAAACGCTTCCAGGCATTGTGGACGAAGACAACTTCCCCTGTCCCACTTCGTGATTTACATTGATATTACATTATCCTATTATCCCCCGTAGTTCCACCTTCCGTACTCAATGCCGTGTCAATGCCGGGTGGtagtggccaagcggttaacacactcgccccacttactaccatcgtgtccctgagcaagacacttaaccctgagtgtctccagggggggactgtccctgtaactactgattgtaagtcgctcttgataagagtaaatgtaaatgtgtatttgtggtgTCTGGGGTGAATAGATCCATGGCAACAGGAATAACTGTTTTATATTCCAGCTGTGACTCTtaataaagtgtaataaagTCCCATAGTGAAAGGTGTTCACACACGTGGGTGTGTATCAAGGTGCAACGCAGGTTATCAGTCCTTCATTCCAACAGTGACTGCGTGTCGTTTTAATGTCTTAGAAACCTAGAATTACTTTTTCacgaataaatacattttgtaaaaaaaacacccaccatGTAAATTCTGTCAGTTGTTTATTTTAAGATGCTCCATCTACAGGTCATTTGGGGCAgtatggaagcggcccccgtaatcagaaggtcgaggtgccactgaggtcccacttgatgaaggtcccgtcccctgtcatggtgcccgctgctcaccaagggtccaatgcagagaccacatttctctgggtgcactgggtgctggGCTGTGGTGTTATTTCATCGGTTTTCGACCTTGTGGTTCACATTAGCATAAATGTCGCTGGAACCGTGGTGCAGCTTCGCACCGATGGTGGTGTACACCGAGAGTAACGGTGGCACTCGCGCCGGAGACTCGGGCGGTCCCTCCCGTCCCCCGGGTTCCCCGTAACGGTGGCCTTCCTGCGGCTGCGGGACGGCGGGGTGACTGGTGTCCTGCGTGTGTCCAGAACCGGATTACTACTCAATTCTAAAAATATCCTGTACTTAATAAGACAAGTCTTACCTCATTATTCTGAACGTGCTGTCCCGCACTGGAAACTGGATCGTTCAGAGGGGACAGTCAGAAGCACTGCATtgctgcatggtgtgtgtgtgtgtgtgtgtgcgtgtgtgtgtcctacCCCATTTCCTTTTGGGCCTCCTTTTACGTTTTAGGAGCACGGCCAAAGTCGACCCAAAAACCGCAGCCAGGACGGTCAAGCCGAGCGCCCAGTAAATCAGCAGCTCAGGAAGTGTGGACAGATGGGCTGTTTCACCTCGGGGTTCTTCCGTCCAAGATGTTTGGTTGGCTGGTGAGAATGCAGGTCAGGAAGGCCAGGAGGAGACGAACTCTTTTATCGTCAGTTTGTGCGCACAAAATATATTCACCCATAATTCCTTTTCTAACAAtaaagtacagggtgggccatttatatggatccaccttaataaaatgggaatggttggtgatattaacgtcctgtttggagggggcaaacttttcgagatgggtggtgaccgtagtggccattttgaagtcggtcatcttggatccaacttttttcaataggaagatggtcatgtgacacatcacattAATTGGTAAtgtcacaagaaaaacaatggtgtgcttggttttaatgtaactttattctttcatgagttatttacaagtttctgaccacttataaaatgtgttcaatgtcaccaaccattcccattttattaaggtgtatccttataaatggcccaccctgtatatattaCACCTAGTAGGATTTTGTCCAAAGATATAAATTATTGTCACATTATAGCCACAAAATCAAGAAGTAATCAGTTTACTTCCTACAGAGTAATAAAAAGCAACGATTTGATGTGAATCGAACGGCCATCAGCACCTGCCGTTCGGAGGACAGAAGACCTGGTGGATCCGTGCTGTAAGAACGTCATTTTGTCGACCACAAAATCTACTTTGTCAATGACGAAATCACATTTTGtccacaaaataatattttttgtcaGCAGAATAGCTTCAGTGCGACACCGTCCGGTACGTAAATGtgaatcaaattcaaattttatttgtcacgtacacagtcatacacggtatgatatgcagtctGCTACAGAcctcagtattgcaaatattgcaaacataaccaaatatcaCACTCTTATGTCTTTAACATGAAATATCAGCTACGTTGTTTTAACATTTCACCTGTTTGGGGTCGAGCACTCTGAGGAAGCAGCTCCGACGAACGAGCCGAAAtggaagaagtaaaaaaagtggccGTTTCGGTGAAGAGTTGCGCTTCTGACGTGGCAGGAAGCTGACCTGCGGGGAGACGGGAACTGAGGAACAGTCCCGAGACCGGGAGACGGGATTCAGCCTCGCTTACCCCATGTAACGGTCAGCCGACCTTGCGAATAGATGTCTGGCGCTGCGATGTGTGTCCTAACCGCACACCAGTACTTTCCGGAATCTGCCGGAGTCAGGTTCCGGATGGTCACCGTGAAGACCCTGGCTGTGGCGTTGTCATACAGGAGGTACCTCTCTTTTTCGGCCCTGGCCTGACCCCCTTCCGTCTGGATCGGGATGTCTTTATTGCCGTAAGAGCACTCCCCGCGGCAGAGATATTTCCTCTTCCCTTCGTACCCAGCGTCATAAGAGCACCGGATCTCCGCCGTTCCTCCAGCCGGCGCCGTCACGGACCATTCTGGATCGACTCCTGCCGGGAAAACGGGACGAAAGTCTCATTGAAAGTCAGAGCCGTAGCCAAAGTCATCACCGTACTGGAACACAGAGACGTGGGGGATTCACGGCGTCCAAAATGCCAATGGACACGCAACACAAAACCCCCCACCCATAATACAGTGCAGGTTGAGTAAAGTATCAGCAACGTGGTACAATATCAGTGTATACAGCATAATACGATATAATAGTAATACTAATATGACATGAAAGTGtaataatgatattaataataatgtgaggtggagagagaggaggcgCACAAACAGTCACGGACACGATGGGCAAAATCTGAATTCGATCTTTTTGTTTCGtcttgtcttttaaaaaaaagaacagaaaaaattCAAACATGCAGCGGCTGAAACTGAAAGAACAAATGGCGCCCATTTCCTTTCAGGCATGAATTCAACCATGTCAACACTCAGCTGGGGCAACGCAATGAAGATTAAGCACTTTAATAATTCCATAAACCTCATAATAAtatgttaatttaataaatgtccCTTTAAAGCATGTCGGTCCCAGGACGAGTGTGCTTTTTTCCAACGTTCTTCTCGGAACCACAGACACTTGGTGATAAagaagagtggtagtagcctagcacaCTCgtctaagaaccagaagacccaggttcaaatcccacatcgtgtccctgagcaaagacacttaaccctgagtgtctccagggggggggactgtccctgtaactactgactgtaagtcgctctggataaggccgtctggtaaatgccgtaaatgtacgaGTGAAGAGCGTGGAGATACTCACCCGACAGCAGACTGCATAATATCAGCAAGCTGCCTCTCATGATTCTCACTACGACTCGGCCATTTTCTCTCTCCCAGTCCCTCCcggtctctgtctgtctgtctcgctcGCTGTTACACTCAGAGGAAGGACGGCTCCACCCCTCAGCCCCGCGTCCAACCACAGGCTCGATGGAGCTTTCAGACTGAGGCCGACGTACATGTACAGGACGAGGGGGCCCTCACGCCTCTGTGGGTCTCGTGTTCGCCATGATAATAAAAAGGGACCCCGGAAACTCTGCTCCACTTCAATTTGACCCTCTAATCCCAATGCAGGGGAAATAATGAACCCTGACATGAAGGAAAAAGAGACACTGCAGGTTCGGCTGAGATAACCACTTCCTCTCTGGTGGTTAGAAGAGGGTGATTTCATCATCTTCAATTCAATTCCGTCTCTCAAGCACCACAgtacataaaacaacaaaaatatccAACACGGTCTAATActttacagaaaatacaaaataccacaatctacagtacaggtcattcaacgtgtcttctttatctccatgaccatttccattggtagattctcactgaaggcatctaaactatgaatgaccacatgAGGAGTTACGTACTTACAAGCTCGACTTGATCTTGAACACTTGAAGGTTGAAAGGGGTGCGGTTATTACAGGAAGTCACCATTGTGTCCACAGTGGTGTTGGTTTGGGCTGCTAAACCGCAGGCCTTTAACCTACAACAACCTACGAGATATTTCTGGAATATAATACAGTACACAGGTGTAAAAACCTCATGACCAACCACCCTCAATATATAATCAACCTTCCTCATACTCATGATTATAACTGAACATTCAGCTAAACATTTACCGCATTTTTATCAGAAATATGCAaatctgtttttgtaaatgagGAGCAGGACCCTTAGAGACAACTTGTTATTTCGAGCTACTTGAATGGAAAATTTGCATGAACGTCACCCAAATCAAATAGTTTAACAAGCATTAGTCTTACGATTTAATCATGACGAGttgtttttaagacatttttgcAGTTTTGAACGGCTCAACATGCATATTCTGATTCCGAGCTGCCATCGACATGGACTGAATAAATCTTCAGACCAGATATAGTTTGGTTGgtgctttgaaagtgaagtgattgtcattgtgatgtatGGCTGCAgtacggtgacacggtgaaacgtgtcctctgtatttaaccg contains:
- the LOC114785829 gene encoding CMRF35-like molecule 4 isoform X2 — its product is MRGSLLILCSLLSGVDPEWSVTAPAGGTAEIRCSYDAGYEGKRKYLCRGECSYGNKDIPIQTEGGQARAEKERYLLYDNATARVFTVTIRNLTPADSGKYWCAVRTHIAAPDIYSQGQLPATSEAQLFTETATFFTSSISARSSELLPQSARPQTANQTSWTEEPRGETAHLSTLPELLIYWALGLTVLAAVFGSTLAVLLKRKRRPKRKWVSSAGQHVQNNEDTSHPAVPQPQEGHRYGEPGGREGPPESPARVPPLLSVYTTIGAKLHHGSSDIYANVNHKVENR
- the LOC114785755 gene encoding B-cell receptor CD22-like isoform X1, whose translation is MTSAGAARSSMVTYATINLLMIQGLLGERWDVKYSTRSICALRGAPVWMSCHYTLPSGFAVRDAFWCECEDGKTRLLPQDADYQSRVHAACTLRTNRCTLNITRLSQSDAHEYNCRITTSHVFFQSWTGNEGIVLSVTDLSVELVGAATEGNDVRLVCKTSCNLSSSPTYSWKKNGEPLEKEPTKNNELLLHPVSREDGGRYSCAVKGHEDLSSAEVELSVRYSPKDTVVFIRHHGEVDEGGSVTLSCSSDANPPVQNYTWFKENVTSPVAAGQNYTITNFTSAENGLYYCQAANPLGSQNSSAVPLRVSSPAAVTLISMYVGVAAAALVTLSALSWFFVWFCRRNREMKKDGSKDVLPNFAEKDASVDNVPQDDVQYSTISVQQPNGRLDAGPSTVDAVHYSTLKFGRAAPGDAAQYASVHFPQTGPGDGCGVVYSNVAHRK
- the LOC114785829 gene encoding CMRF35-like molecule 5 isoform X1, giving the protein MRGSLLILCSLLSGVDPEWSVTAPAGGTAEIRCSYDAGYEGKRKYLCRGECSYGNKDIPIQTEGGQARAEKERYLLYDNATARVFTVTIRNLTPADSGKYWCAVRTHIAAPDIYSQGRLTVTWGQLPATSEAQLFTETATFFTSSISARSSELLPQSARPQTANQTSWTEEPRGETAHLSTLPELLIYWALGLTVLAAVFGSTLAVLLKRKRRPKRKWVSSAGQHVQNNEDTSHPAVPQPQEGHRYGEPGGREGPPESPARVPPLLSVYTTIGAKLHHGSSDIYANVNHKVENR
- the LOC114785755 gene encoding B-cell receptor CD22-like isoform X2, encoding MVQPGGTFYSALFLLTLKGAVGDTWGVAYSLPSLCVLRGSSAAMSCNYTYPSQHVVTRAFWCNYPMDTDLTQQPRYAGRARAACNTTEQRCSLIIDGPNAGDDDQYNCRILADQTLNKWTGRPGIMLSTTDLQVEIVGAATEGNNVTLACKTSCYLSSSPTYSWKKNGEPLEMEPTKNNELLLHPVSREDGGRYSCAVKGHEDLSSAEVDLNVTYSPKNTTALVSMPAEIPEGGSVTLSCSSDANPPVQNYTWFKENVTSPVAAGQNYTITNFTSAENGLYYCQAANPLGSQNSSAVPLRVSSPAAVTLISMYVGVAAAALVTLSALSWFFVWFCRRNREMKKDGSKDVLPNFAEKDASVDNVPQDDVQYSTISVQQPNGRLDAGPSTVDAVHYSTLKFGRAAPGDAAQYASVHFPQTGPGDGCGVVYSNVAHRK